In a single window of the Thermofilum uzonense genome:
- a CDS encoding Glu/Leu/Phe/Val family dehydrogenase — MSSYLEWMLKVLKESIELAGLPQETYDYLSKPDRILMVKIPVKMDNGKLVVFEGYRVQHNDALGPYKGGIRFHPEVTLEEGIALAMGMTLKNSLAGIPYGGGKGAVKCDPKMLSLRELEQLSRGYVRAIASIIGPEQDIPAPDVNTNPQIMAWMVDEYSKLKGYNVPAVFTAKPPELWGNPARIYSTGFGTVIAAKAAAERWLDGFEGKTVALHGFGNVGQYAALWATRLGAKVISVSDITGTVYDPNGIDPELGMRVVKETGGIINYPKGNKLNDPEASLYAEADILIPAAIENSITERNANKVKARLIIEAANGPTTPEAEKILYSRKDFIAAVPDILANAGGVIASYLEWVENLQWWFWDEEETRQRLASIMEKNFKRTADLWEKLKDERSDRLVTMRDAAFVLALRRVYNAMKLRGWL; from the coding sequence ATGTCTTCATACTTAGAATGGATGTTGAAGGTCCTTAAAGAGTCCATCGAGCTTGCAGGCCTCCCACAGGAGACTTACGATTATCTGAGCAAGCCTGACAGGATCCTTATGGTTAAAATACCTGTCAAAATGGATAATGGTAAACTTGTCGTATTTGAGGGATATAGGGTTCAACATAATGATGCTCTCGGACCCTACAAGGGAGGTATAAGATTTCACCCTGAAGTAACTTTGGAAGAAGGCATAGCTTTAGCAATGGGTATGACTCTTAAAAACTCTCTCGCCGGCATACCCTATGGCGGTGGCAAGGGTGCGGTGAAATGCGATCCTAAAATGCTGAGCTTGCGAGAACTTGAGCAGTTAAGCCGTGGTTATGTTAGGGCTATAGCATCGATTATTGGACCGGAGCAGGACATCCCAGCTCCCGATGTAAACACTAATCCGCAAATAATGGCGTGGATGGTTGACGAGTACAGCAAGCTGAAAGGCTACAATGTTCCAGCTGTTTTCACCGCTAAGCCGCCGGAGCTCTGGGGGAACCCAGCTAGAATTTATTCGACAGGCTTTGGAACAGTCATCGCTGCTAAGGCTGCAGCCGAGAGGTGGCTGGACGGTTTCGAGGGTAAAACTGTAGCGCTACATGGATTCGGTAATGTTGGACAGTACGCCGCCCTATGGGCGACCCGCCTAGGAGCCAAGGTCATTTCTGTAAGCGATATAACGGGAACAGTTTATGATCCCAACGGTATAGATCCAGAGCTTGGGATGAGGGTTGTTAAGGAGACTGGAGGGATAATTAACTATCCAAAGGGCAACAAGCTCAACGATCCTGAGGCCTCCCTATATGCGGAGGCTGACATCCTGATCCCAGCTGCAATAGAGAACTCGATCACAGAGCGCAATGCAAACAAGGTAAAGGCGAGACTTATAATCGAGGCTGCAAATGGCCCTACAACGCCGGAGGCCGAAAAGATACTCTACTCTAGAAAAGACTTCATAGCCGCAGTACCCGACATCCTGGCTAACGCCGGAGGCGTTATAGCGTCTTATCTTGAATGGGTGGAAAACCTTCAATGGTGGTTCTGGGACGAGGAGGAGACTAGACAGAGACTCGCCTCTATAATGGAAAAGAACTTTAAGCGAACCGCGGACCTCTGGGAAAAGCTGAAGGATGAAAGATCAGATAGGCTAGTGACGATGCGCGACGCGGCTTTCGTCTTAGCTTTAAGGAGAGTGTATAACGCGATGAAGCTAAGAGGATGGCTTTAA
- a CDS encoding aldo/keto reductase, translating into MEYTFLGNTGEKISRISLGAWQFSESWGVTEYEIAKKVIIEAANQGINLIDTAEVYGRGMSEQFIGKALRELNLREHFLIATKIPGDFLAEHDVYKAVEKSISRLQVKTIDLMQVHWPPCWHNFPTCEYMRALEKLVHLGRIRYLGLSNFPPILVEEARSCLSTEDVVSLQIRYNVVERDAEKELIPYAEREGLTVLAWSPLAKGAVTGKYTPENLPKFEDVRGGEAVFHPENFKNVYKVVEVLIDVAKKYGREPSQVALNWLIMSSPNVVPIPGAKNEEQVKSNAGGAGWRMSIEDWLRIKEASDNLKITRVLW; encoded by the coding sequence GTGGAATACACATTCCTTGGTAACACAGGGGAAAAGATTTCTAGGATAAGTCTTGGGGCATGGCAGTTTAGTGAGAGCTGGGGAGTAACTGAGTACGAGATAGCTAAAAAGGTCATTATCGAGGCTGCCAACCAGGGGATTAACCTTATTGACACGGCTGAAGTCTATGGGAGAGGGATGAGCGAACAGTTTATTGGGAAAGCGCTCCGAGAGCTCAACCTTAGGGAACACTTTCTAATTGCCACAAAGATTCCGGGGGATTTCTTGGCCGAGCACGACGTCTACAAGGCTGTCGAGAAAAGCATCAGTAGACTCCAGGTGAAAACGATTGATCTAATGCAGGTTCACTGGCCCCCCTGCTGGCACAACTTCCCCACCTGCGAGTATATGCGGGCCCTGGAAAAATTAGTCCACCTGGGAAGGATTAGGTACCTCGGGCTCAGTAATTTCCCCCCGATTCTCGTTGAAGAGGCGAGATCCTGCTTATCTACCGAGGACGTGGTCTCCCTGCAGATTAGATATAACGTTGTAGAGCGAGACGCTGAGAAGGAACTTATACCATATGCTGAACGCGAGGGGCTTACGGTTCTAGCATGGAGTCCACTGGCAAAAGGGGCTGTCACAGGAAAATATACTCCTGAAAATCTACCTAAATTCGAGGACGTTAGAGGGGGCGAGGCCGTCTTCCATCCTGAGAACTTCAAGAATGTCTACAAGGTCGTAGAGGTCCTGATAGATGTTGCGAAAAAGTATGGTAGGGAGCCTTCACAGGTCGCACTCAACTGGCTTATAATGTCCAGTCCAAACGTTGTTCCAATACCAGGGGCCAAGAACGAAGAGCAAGTTAAAAGTAATGCGGGAGGCGCGGGTTGGAGGATGAGTATCGAGGACTGGCTTAGGATTAAGGAAGCTAGCGACAACTTGAAAATAACGCGGGTCCTCTGGTAA
- a CDS encoding APC family permease — translation MTELKRELGLGYATLFGVGLILGAGIYVLVGRAAGLVGDAVWISVAFSGLIALSTAFSYAELASMFPTAASTHTYIEKAFPDLRILAFISAWLIFFGGVAGAATAGLGFAGYFLSVTGMSSTNMVPVTIILLVFLTFLNWWGIKESAALSAVFTLIEASGLLLVAALGFLFPVRSPNYLSFNPSVNPILAVMVGASIFYFAYTGFEYQPTLSEETKNPEKIVPKAIVLAITVTTVVYLLVTLAVVRLMAWDELARSKAPLAEAAARVWPPVYSLLSAIALFATTNTVLGFLVSASRLVYGLSKEGVIASSFGNVDKWRRTPGIAVIFTGALSIFLVLFTDYLPQVTGWRLSFGGFQYELIDLVGKTASLSVLIAFILVNMSVIALRVRNPDKRRYFKIPLSIRGLPVLPLLADILIVFFIAVSFNDWIVWLSTILISVLGLLFYRKQT, via the coding sequence ATGACGGAACTAAAGAGAGAGCTTGGACTAGGCTATGCAACCCTATTCGGGGTAGGGCTCATCCTCGGCGCCGGCATCTATGTATTGGTAGGGCGTGCAGCGGGTCTTGTGGGAGATGCAGTATGGATTAGCGTGGCCTTCTCAGGATTAATTGCCCTCTCCACCGCTTTTTCTTACGCAGAACTCGCATCGATGTTTCCGACAGCTGCTAGCACCCATACATACATCGAGAAAGCTTTTCCTGATCTAAGAATTCTAGCCTTCATATCTGCATGGCTTATATTCTTCGGAGGCGTAGCAGGAGCTGCTACTGCTGGTCTAGGGTTTGCAGGATATTTCCTGAGCGTAACAGGGATGTCCTCTACGAACATGGTTCCTGTCACGATAATTCTTCTAGTGTTCCTTACCTTTCTCAATTGGTGGGGTATCAAGGAGAGTGCCGCTTTGTCAGCAGTGTTCACCCTTATAGAAGCATCCGGGCTGCTACTCGTGGCGGCTTTGGGCTTCCTATTCCCGGTCCGTTCTCCCAACTATCTCTCTTTTAATCCCAGTGTTAATCCGATCCTGGCTGTAATGGTGGGAGCCTCTATATTCTACTTCGCGTATACAGGTTTTGAATACCAGCCAACTCTCAGCGAGGAGACAAAAAATCCAGAAAAAATAGTGCCAAAAGCCATTGTTCTCGCAATAACCGTTACGACGGTGGTTTACCTCCTGGTTACCCTAGCTGTTGTGCGTCTAATGGCCTGGGACGAACTGGCGCGCAGCAAGGCACCGCTAGCTGAGGCCGCCGCACGCGTGTGGCCTCCAGTGTACTCTCTGCTGTCAGCTATAGCCCTCTTCGCGACAACAAACACTGTATTAGGTTTTCTTGTATCAGCCTCCAGGCTTGTGTATGGACTATCCAAGGAAGGCGTGATAGCCTCCTCTTTTGGTAATGTAGACAAGTGGCGTCGAACGCCAGGTATTGCCGTCATATTTACCGGTGCCCTATCTATTTTCCTCGTGCTCTTTACAGACTATCTTCCACAGGTTACGGGGTGGAGGTTATCCTTCGGGGGCTTCCAGTATGAATTAATAGACCTGGTCGGTAAAACAGCCAGTCTTTCAGTCCTGATCGCATTCATCCTAGTGAACATGTCTGTGATTGCTCTAAGAGTGCGGAATCCCGATAAGAGAAGATACTTTAAAATTCCATTAAGCATCCGTGGTCTACCGGTGTTACCCCTGCTTGCAGATATCTTGATAGTATTTTTCATAGCTGTAAGCTTTAACGACTGGATAGTATGGCTGAGTACGATCTTAATATCAGTTTTAGGGCTTCTCTTTTACAGAAAACAAACCTAA
- a CDS encoding SLOG cluster 4 domain-containing protein — MIGVACLGTEPSRELISKAREFVRELARLCGSGVYLALGGYWGLMKVVVEEALANDVQVVLFPPIEREYEQFPGKVLVIRTGMGYRLRSVVFVRSVDVLTILGGEAGTFQEAVTAYLEGKPVLVLGNTGLMTDKLAGFTPYLDTRELAEVKIISEPSVLAREACRLVSN, encoded by the coding sequence GTGATAGGCGTAGCGTGTCTAGGCACAGAGCCTTCCCGAGAACTTATTTCGAAGGCTCGCGAGTTTGTTAGAGAGTTGGCACGCCTTTGCGGTAGCGGTGTCTATCTGGCTCTAGGGGGCTATTGGGGATTAATGAAGGTGGTAGTGGAAGAGGCTCTCGCTAATGATGTGCAAGTTGTTCTATTTCCACCGATAGAACGTGAGTACGAACAGTTCCCTGGAAAAGTCTTAGTCATCAGAACTGGTATGGGATATAGACTCAGAAGCGTAGTTTTTGTTAGAAGCGTCGACGTACTCACGATTCTAGGAGGCGAAGCTGGAACTTTTCAGGAGGCTGTAACTGCATACCTTGAAGGTAAGCCTGTTCTAGTTCTCGGTAATACAGGACTTATGACGGATAAGCTTGCCGGTTTCACGCCCTACCTTGATACGAGAGAGTTGGCCGAAGTGAAAATAATCTCTGAGCCTAGTGTTTTGGCACGTGAGGCTTGCCGTCTAGTTTCTAATTGA
- the upp gene encoding uracil phosphoribosyltransferase, whose amino-acid sequence MVSTSNIKVIDTPAAKVILSRLRDKNTSKQEFRRLLFKAGFISAVEISREIPLKEYTISTPLNVETKAFRFEEISVIGVLRAALPMVWGMLEVFEEADVGFLSAKRKEAESAPPDYRMDVDISYESIPSKNAVIVIVDPMLATGSTLAKVIKRVRQKVNPSRFIVSSLISTNIGIQRILQTDPSSIIYTFAVDPQLNSKAFIVPGLGDAGDRAFN is encoded by the coding sequence GTGGTTTCAACGAGCAACATCAAGGTCATAGATACTCCGGCAGCTAAAGTTATTCTCTCAAGGCTTAGGGACAAAAATACCTCTAAACAGGAATTCCGGAGACTATTATTCAAAGCAGGATTCATCTCCGCTGTCGAAATTTCCCGAGAAATCCCCCTGAAAGAGTACACAATATCTACACCCCTCAACGTCGAAACGAAGGCCTTCAGGTTTGAAGAAATAAGTGTAATCGGGGTGCTTAGAGCAGCTCTTCCAATGGTTTGGGGCATGCTTGAGGTGTTCGAAGAGGCAGATGTAGGATTCTTATCTGCTAAAAGAAAAGAGGCGGAAAGCGCTCCCCCCGATTATCGGATGGATGTGGATATAAGCTACGAGTCCATACCTTCAAAGAATGCGGTAATTGTAATAGTTGACCCGATGCTGGCGACGGGATCAACCCTTGCGAAAGTTATTAAGCGGGTGAGACAAAAGGTGAATCCCTCTCGCTTCATAGTCTCCTCCCTGATTTCCACAAATATAGGCATTCAAAGAATACTTCAAACGGATCCCTCATCCATTATATACACTTTTGCCGTAGATCCTCAACTCAACTCGAAAGCCTTTATCGTCCCTGGACTCGGAGATGCTGGTGACAGGGCATTCAATTAG
- a CDS encoding damage-control phosphatase ARMT1 family protein gives MKIAPECIQCIFDVRAKEITSASLSDHEKILKLKSFLDYYSQIVTPDTSTTLLSWQAFRKVKELMGSEDPYTSFKTRSHQVAVELLSVIEREIKEKIGFERFHYAVKASIAANLVDPGTPSGIQPEALGEKIRGLRLAIDESEKLYMRLLQSSKVTFLLDNCGEALLDTLLIREIKRMGVELKIVVKGKPYQNDITYKEALEYGFNSLGEVVSTGSDFPGVIPGYVSEEAVKALEWADVIISKGMANYEAFLLKPPSKPVFIMLVAKCEVIARAVGVQKGEAVAFFLQGSPDLKKLF, from the coding sequence GTGAAGATTGCGCCTGAGTGCATCCAATGTATCTTTGATGTTAGGGCAAAGGAAATTACAAGCGCAAGTCTCTCCGATCATGAGAAAATACTCAAGCTAAAATCATTTCTGGACTACTATTCTCAGATAGTCACTCCAGACACATCCACCACGCTCTTGAGCTGGCAAGCTTTCAGGAAAGTCAAAGAGCTTATGGGCTCCGAGGATCCCTATACTTCCTTCAAAACAAGGTCGCATCAGGTAGCAGTAGAGCTGTTAAGCGTCATAGAAAGGGAAATTAAGGAGAAAATCGGCTTCGAGCGCTTTCACTACGCTGTTAAAGCCAGTATCGCGGCAAACCTAGTGGATCCCGGGACACCCTCTGGTATTCAGCCTGAAGCTCTAGGAGAAAAGATAAGAGGGTTGAGGCTAGCAATTGATGAGTCCGAGAAACTCTACATGAGATTGCTGCAGAGCAGCAAAGTAACATTCCTCTTAGATAACTGTGGTGAGGCGCTTTTAGACACACTACTTATTAGAGAAATTAAACGTATGGGCGTTGAACTCAAGATTGTGGTCAAGGGAAAGCCTTACCAGAACGATATCACGTATAAGGAGGCCTTAGAATACGGCTTCAATAGTCTCGGCGAAGTAGTCAGCACAGGAAGTGATTTTCCCGGCGTTATACCCGGCTACGTGTCAGAAGAAGCTGTCAAAGCACTAGAGTGGGCCGATGTCATAATATCTAAAGGAATGGCCAACTATGAGGCTTTCCTTTTAAAACCTCCTAGCAAACCAGTTTTTATAATGCTCGTAGCAAAATGTGAAGTCATAGCGCGCGCTGTAGGGGTACAAAAAGGAGAGGCCGTAGCTTTCTTTCTGCAAGGTTCCCCGGATCTCAAAAAACTCTTTTAA
- a CDS encoding formate dehydrogenase accessory protein FdhE: MYSTLAIKRRDIMEENILIAKAREIYKDIPIDPSSLETYVKLMALQETLQRRFYGKYTELDTEKIKEVLSQNKPAFLAVDLGLDETELGETLKSISSLLKSELPDASKSLEIIEKAWEDKQLSMVEIGESLLHGNTGILHAKADELGVDHEILEAVSAWVLQVLFQALSKELSQQVDFSSWSIGKCPVCGGYTRLEYLDEKGNAHLKCQFCGTEWGYPAGKCPYCGNDDKEKITVVGMDKEKRFTLNICNNCGMYWKVVDEQVVGQEIPRRLYDLWTFRLDIVASGAKG; encoded by the coding sequence GTGTATTCTACTCTTGCTATAAAGCGTCGGGATATAATGGAAGAAAATATTTTGATTGCAAAGGCGAGAGAAATATATAAAGACATACCAATAGATCCTTCTTCTCTTGAAACATATGTAAAGCTTATGGCGCTTCAGGAAACTCTTCAACGTAGATTTTATGGAAAATACACCGAGCTTGACACCGAGAAGATTAAGGAAGTTCTCAGCCAAAATAAGCCTGCATTCCTAGCAGTGGATCTAGGTCTGGACGAGACTGAACTAGGGGAAACCTTGAAGAGTATATCCTCCCTGCTTAAGTCAGAGTTGCCAGATGCATCCAAATCCCTAGAAATAATCGAAAAAGCCTGGGAAGATAAACAACTAAGCATGGTTGAGATCGGAGAGAGCCTGTTGCACGGAAACACAGGTATCCTTCATGCTAAAGCTGATGAACTAGGTGTCGACCATGAGATATTGGAGGCGGTCTCAGCATGGGTTCTGCAGGTTCTGTTCCAGGCGTTGTCAAAGGAGTTGTCACAACAAGTGGACTTCTCATCATGGTCCATTGGAAAGTGTCCTGTTTGTGGCGGTTATACGAGGCTCGAATACCTGGATGAAAAAGGTAATGCTCACCTAAAATGCCAGTTTTGCGGAACAGAATGGGGGTATCCTGCCGGAAAGTGCCCCTACTGCGGGAACGATGACAAGGAAAAAATTACTGTTGTGGGTATGGACAAGGAAAAAAGGTTTACTCTCAATATTTGCAATAATTGCGGAATGTACTGGAAGGTCGTAGATGAACAAGTCGTGGGACAGGAGATTCCAAGGAGGCTATATGATCTCTGGACTTTTAGGCTTGACATAGTAGCTAGCGGGGCAAAAGGTTGA
- a CDS encoding TldD/PmbA family protein, translating into MSDYEYLLDRGIKRAIELGASEAEISMAVLSSKTVKSEGLFPKVLSKTVSEVWVRVAVGKRVAIATATSSEWEDLEKIVSKAVEMAEKAEEDPHWEGLPDPEKPKHSWVGFDEGVSNLEIEQLAETVRDLIDEAAHLDPRLKVSSVGGSTEAWRTYTYNSRGVKAEDHGTEMGLYVALKSSDGTNEGTGYGWISARSFIYDTEPIIEKAKTLALDTLKAEKLGQTITGNVLFRAEPLSSLLSYLVLPAFNAMNVLEGFSPLKDKLGQKVLGEITIIDDGTLPGGLSTTLFDAEGVPRQRTTLVENGVIRSFLHNTYTARRMKISSTGNASRGRGGIGISSSNLVVKGGKDTEESLLSDSKVVVEGSLLSVHTVNYITGNFSVVASNPYLVKNGDLVPIKPITVSGNIYSIANTLRPARHVNNTYTGIYTPDILFGNITVSG; encoded by the coding sequence GTGTCTGACTACGAGTATTTATTGGATCGCGGAATCAAACGAGCGATTGAACTAGGGGCAAGCGAGGCAGAAATAAGCATGGCCGTCTTATCTTCTAAGACGGTTAAATCTGAGGGATTATTCCCTAAGGTACTATCCAAGACAGTTTCCGAGGTGTGGGTTAGAGTTGCTGTTGGGAAGAGGGTTGCCATAGCTACAGCTACATCCTCAGAATGGGAGGATCTAGAGAAAATTGTCTCTAAAGCAGTAGAGATGGCAGAAAAAGCCGAGGAGGATCCACACTGGGAGGGATTACCCGATCCCGAGAAACCTAAGCACAGCTGGGTAGGCTTCGACGAGGGGGTATCAAACCTAGAGATTGAACAGCTAGCCGAGACGGTGAGAGATTTAATTGATGAAGCCGCGCATTTAGATCCTCGTCTCAAGGTAAGTTCTGTAGGGGGGTCTACCGAGGCATGGAGGACTTATACTTACAACTCTAGAGGGGTCAAGGCTGAAGACCATGGAACTGAAATGGGTCTCTATGTCGCCCTTAAGTCTTCTGACGGTACAAATGAAGGCACTGGTTATGGCTGGATCAGTGCTAGGAGCTTTATATACGACACTGAGCCCATCATCGAAAAGGCAAAGACCTTGGCTCTTGACACGCTTAAAGCGGAGAAGCTGGGACAAACCATAACCGGCAACGTGCTTTTCAGAGCAGAGCCTTTATCCAGCCTACTCTCATACTTGGTATTACCTGCGTTTAATGCCATGAATGTACTGGAAGGCTTCAGTCCACTTAAGGATAAGTTAGGACAAAAAGTTCTAGGAGAAATAACGATCATTGATGACGGAACCCTTCCCGGAGGGTTGTCAACTACTTTATTCGATGCCGAAGGCGTTCCCAGACAAAGAACAACACTCGTCGAGAATGGTGTGATAAGATCTTTCCTTCACAATACATATACGGCTAGACGGATGAAGATATCCTCAACAGGCAATGCTAGTAGAGGAAGAGGAGGAATAGGTATCTCGAGCTCTAATCTTGTTGTTAAGGGTGGTAAGGATACCGAGGAAAGTTTACTCTCAGACTCAAAAGTTGTTGTGGAGGGCTCTCTCTTAAGCGTACACACAGTTAATTATATCACGGGGAATTTCAGCGTTGTCGCGTCAAACCCCTATTTGGTTAAAAACGGAGACCTTGTTCCTATAAAACCCATCACGGTGTCAGGAAACATATACTCTATAGCTAACACTTTGAGACCGGCTCGCCATGTAAATAACACCTATACTGGAATTTACACCCCTGATATTTTATTCGGAAATATAACTGTCTCCGGCTAG
- a CDS encoding TldD/PmbA family protein, protein MFEDIADDILKKASSEGVPFAEVRFEYTNREFIQYVNGRIVSLSASSSRGAAIRVLINGNFGFSSITDLKKDSLEQALYQAIKAARAAGRGNKSLAEPPPVGKEYAFKDIRKHPSNVDIDEKIDLVKRAYAVAKEGGASTATSRYGAYYGVVEVYSTDGISVSSERLVTGISASVVLKENGKTGDGFETFGASAGLEYFEGEKSPEKAANRALEMARFAVKARRAPAGEQVVITRPELTGVFAHESFGHLTEGDGIFAKTSPLTGRLGEKIASEYVTIIDSGMDPRGGFALMVDDEGIPTEKTFLVREGILVGYLHSRESAALLNMRPTGNGRAQSFSHDVIVRMRNTFFEGGDWKEDEIIRETRHGLILDKPAGGQVEEDGTFTFNARIGFIIENGEIKEPVRDVVLAGNILEMLKYIDAVADNVEISTSPFGGCGKFGQMVHVGDGGPTLRATRLLVGGE, encoded by the coding sequence GTGTTCGAGGACATTGCAGATGATATCCTGAAAAAAGCTTCCTCTGAAGGGGTTCCTTTCGCCGAAGTAAGGTTCGAGTATACTAATAGGGAGTTTATCCAATATGTTAACGGTCGAATAGTCTCCCTTTCAGCTTCTAGCTCGAGAGGGGCTGCGATAAGGGTTCTAATAAATGGAAACTTCGGTTTCTCTTCAATCACGGACCTCAAAAAGGACAGCTTGGAGCAAGCACTTTATCAAGCAATTAAAGCTGCTAGAGCTGCAGGAAGAGGGAATAAGAGTCTGGCTGAACCCCCACCAGTGGGTAAAGAGTATGCTTTTAAGGATATTAGAAAACATCCTTCCAACGTTGACATAGATGAGAAAATTGATTTGGTTAAAAGGGCCTATGCTGTAGCAAAGGAGGGTGGAGCCTCTACCGCTACCTCGCGCTATGGAGCCTATTATGGAGTGGTAGAGGTTTACTCTACGGACGGAATAAGTGTTTCATCTGAGAGACTTGTAACGGGAATTTCGGCTAGCGTTGTACTGAAGGAAAATGGGAAAACGGGAGATGGTTTCGAGACATTTGGGGCTTCAGCGGGCCTCGAGTATTTTGAGGGAGAGAAATCTCCCGAAAAAGCTGCAAACAGGGCTCTTGAAATGGCTCGTTTTGCTGTTAAAGCACGTAGGGCGCCTGCTGGAGAACAAGTAGTTATAACCAGACCCGAGCTAACTGGTGTGTTTGCTCACGAGAGCTTCGGTCATCTTACAGAAGGTGACGGTATTTTTGCAAAGACTAGCCCGCTCACCGGAAGACTCGGTGAGAAAATAGCAAGCGAGTATGTTACAATTATTGACTCTGGCATGGATCCTCGGGGCGGCTTTGCTCTCATGGTCGATGATGAAGGAATACCGACTGAAAAGACGTTTCTTGTAAGGGAAGGTATCCTTGTAGGGTATCTTCACAGTAGGGAGAGTGCTGCACTGTTGAACATGAGGCCTACAGGTAACGGTAGAGCCCAGAGCTTTTCACATGACGTCATAGTCAGGATGAGAAACACGTTTTTTGAGGGAGGTGACTGGAAAGAGGATGAAATCATAAGAGAGACGCGTCATGGTCTTATCCTTGACAAGCCCGCTGGCGGACAGGTAGAGGAAGATGGAACCTTTACATTTAATGCACGTATAGGCTTTATCATTGAGAACGGTGAAATAAAAGAGCCTGTTCGGGACGTGGTTCTAGCGGGAAACATTCTTGAAATGCTCAAATATATTGACGCTGTGGCAGATAACGTTGAAATATCCACGAGTCCTTTCGGGGGATGCGGGAAATTTGGACAGATGGTTCACGTGGGGGATGGAGGACCCACTCTCAGAGCAACCAGACTATTGGTTGGGGGTGAGTAA
- the amrS gene encoding AmmeMemoRadiSam system radical SAM enzyme: MSELSKPFVKEALFWEKLPDKPGYVRCNLCSRRCIIAPNRFGVCGVRRNVDGKLYTYVYGLLTAANLDPIEKKPLSHFYPGSAVFSISTPGCNFFCKFCQNWEISQSRLESGLYGMHYTPERVVEEALRLKADGISYTYNEPTIFYEFMLDTAKIAKSKGLFNTMVTNGYITPEALEVLAPYMDAATVDFKGGANPEFYRKFMGVPSPDPIYETLLLMKEKGIHVEVTNLVVPMVGDEEADIRRLARWIYENLGDETPFHLLRFYPHYKMIDYPPTEVEKLDKLANIAREEGLKHVYIGNVWGHPLEHTYCPNCGYKVIERKGFFITRWSLTEDNRCPKCGYKLNIKGTYKKRFWGYEYLF, translated from the coding sequence ATGAGCGAATTGTCGAAACCGTTCGTAAAGGAAGCTTTGTTTTGGGAAAAACTGCCTGATAAACCCGGATACGTGAGGTGCAATCTTTGTAGCCGTCGGTGTATAATAGCTCCTAATCGGTTTGGGGTCTGTGGCGTTAGGAGGAATGTTGATGGCAAACTATACACGTACGTGTACGGCTTGCTAACGGCAGCTAACCTAGATCCCATAGAAAAGAAGCCTCTCTCTCATTTTTATCCGGGTAGCGCTGTTTTTTCAATCTCAACCCCAGGTTGCAACTTCTTCTGCAAGTTTTGTCAAAACTGGGAGATAAGTCAGAGTAGGCTTGAATCAGGACTATACGGGATGCACTACACACCTGAGAGAGTCGTGGAGGAAGCCTTGCGCTTGAAAGCTGATGGTATCTCGTATACTTACAACGAGCCAACGATATTCTATGAGTTTATGCTTGATACCGCTAAGATCGCGAAGAGCAAGGGACTATTCAACACGATGGTAACAAATGGTTACATTACTCCCGAGGCATTAGAGGTTCTCGCCCCTTATATGGACGCTGCAACTGTGGATTTCAAAGGAGGTGCTAATCCTGAGTTTTACCGCAAGTTTATGGGTGTTCCCTCACCCGATCCCATTTATGAAACACTCCTATTAATGAAGGAGAAGGGGATCCACGTCGAAGTGACGAATCTGGTTGTCCCTATGGTAGGAGACGAGGAGGCTGACATCCGAAGACTCGCCCGCTGGATATACGAGAACCTGGGCGATGAAACTCCCTTCCACCTGCTCAGATTCTACCCACACTACAAGATGATAGATTATCCGCCTACCGAAGTCGAGAAGCTTGACAAGCTAGCTAATATAGCGCGAGAGGAGGGCTTGAAACACGTCTACATAGGAAACGTTTGGGGCCATCCCTTGGAGCATACATATTGTCCTAATTGCGGGTATAAAGTTATAGAGCGAAAAGGCTTCTTTATAACGAGGTGGAGCCTTACAGAGGATAATCGATGCCCCAAGTGTGGTTACAAGCTAAACATAAAGGGAACATATAAGAAGAGGTTTTGGGGTTACGAATATCTCTTTTAA